In Luteitalea sp. TBR-22, one genomic interval encodes:
- a CDS encoding citrate synthase has protein sequence MADTLTITDNRTGKQYEVPVTDGTIKAIDLRQIKVDDDDFGLMTYDPAFTNTASCRSAITYIDGDKGILEYRGYPIEQLAEKSTYLEVAYLLVFGELPTAAQLAEWIDGVTTHTLLHENIKHLMRGFRYDAHPMGVFLSTVGALSTFYPDAKKVHDPAIRLSHIKKLIAKTPTIAAYAYRHSTGRFYVYPDNNLSFAGNFLNMLFKMTEAKYEVNPVLERALDILFILHADHEQNCGTNAMRAIGSSEVDPYSAMAGAAAALYGPLHGGANEAVLTMLRQIGNKANVPDFIKKVKAGEGRLMGFGHRVYKSYDPRAKIIKKTAYEVFDVTGTSPLLDLALELERIALEDEYFVKRKLYPNVDFYSGLIYEALGFAPEMFTVLFAIPRTAGWVAQWDELHRDADQKIARPRQIYTGHRTRDYVAMDKRQ, from the coding sequence ATGGCTGACACGCTCACAATCACCGACAACCGCACTGGCAAGCAGTACGAGGTGCCCGTCACCGACGGCACGATCAAGGCCATCGACCTGCGACAGATCAAGGTCGACGATGATGACTTCGGGTTGATGACGTACGACCCGGCCTTCACCAACACCGCGTCCTGCCGCAGCGCGATCACCTACATCGACGGCGACAAGGGCATCCTCGAGTACCGCGGCTACCCGATCGAGCAGCTGGCCGAGAAGTCGACCTACCTCGAGGTGGCCTACCTGCTGGTGTTCGGCGAACTGCCGACCGCCGCGCAGCTGGCCGAGTGGATCGACGGGGTCACCACGCACACGCTGCTGCACGAGAACATCAAGCACCTGATGCGCGGATTCCGGTACGACGCGCACCCGATGGGCGTGTTCCTCAGCACCGTGGGAGCGCTGTCGACGTTCTACCCGGATGCCAAGAAGGTCCACGATCCGGCCATCCGCCTGAGCCACATCAAGAAGCTGATCGCCAAGACGCCGACCATCGCCGCTTACGCGTACCGTCACTCCACCGGGCGCTTCTACGTCTACCCGGACAACAACCTCTCCTTCGCCGGCAACTTCCTGAACATGCTGTTCAAGATGACCGAGGCCAAGTACGAGGTGAACCCGGTCCTCGAGCGTGCGCTCGACATCCTCTTCATCCTGCACGCCGATCACGAGCAGAACTGCGGCACCAACGCCATGCGGGCGATCGGCAGCTCCGAGGTCGACCCCTATTCGGCGATGGCGGGAGCCGCCGCGGCCCTCTACGGCCCGCTGCACGGTGGCGCCAACGAAGCCGTGCTGACGATGCTCCGGCAGATCGGCAACAAGGCCAACGTCCCCGACTTCATCAAGAAGGTGAAGGCCGGCGAGGGACGCCTGATGGGATTCGGCCACCGCGTGTACAAGTCGTACGACCCGCGGGCCAAGATCATCAAGAAGACGGCCTACGAGGTCTTCGACGTCACCGGCACCAGCCCGCTGCTCGACCTGGCCCTCGAACTCGAGCGGATCGCGCTCGAGGACGAGTACTTCGTCAAGCGCAAGCTGTATCCGAACGTCGACTTCTACTCGGGCCTCATCTACGAGGCGCTCGGCTTCGCGCCCGAGATGTTCACGGTGCTCTTCGCCATCCCCCGCACGGCGGGCTGGGTGGCGCAGTGGGACGAACTGCACCGCGACGCCGACCAGAAGATCGCCCGGCCTCGCCAGATCTACACGGGCCACCGCACGCGCGACTACGTGGCGATGGACAAGCGCCAGTAA
- a CDS encoding DNA gyrase inhibitor YacG, producing MPEPDLCVYCRKQPVDPRWQPFCSERCHLLDLAHWLDGDYRVEGPADGAPPDMEPDDPEAADL from the coding sequence GTGCCCGAGCCCGACCTCTGTGTATACTGTCGCAAGCAGCCGGTGGACCCGCGCTGGCAGCCGTTCTGCAGTGAACGGTGCCACTTGCTGGATCTCGCCCACTGGCTCGACGGCGACTACCGCGTCGAGGGTCCGGCGGATGGCGCGCCGCCAGACATGGAGCCGGACGACCCCGAGGCGGCCGACCTGTAG
- the phoU gene encoding phosphate signaling complex protein PhoU, whose amino-acid sequence MVNEPTTRLVPQVQEHLEALKERLLVMGGLAEEQVRLVTAALVERDVDLAARVQASDEPLNALHKEIDQRCVRVLALHQPVAIDLRAVLAAVKINTDLERVGDLAVNVAEAVQRYLQYPPVELADRIPRMAALAQHMLRDALDAYVRQAVPLAEHVLDTDDLVDDLKDAVSADLLPVMQAAPDLIAPALDVILVARHLERIADHATNIAEDVIFMVSARDVRHHGP is encoded by the coding sequence ATGGTGAACGAACCCACCACCCGGCTGGTGCCGCAGGTCCAGGAACACCTCGAAGCGCTGAAGGAGCGGCTGCTCGTGATGGGCGGGCTGGCCGAGGAGCAGGTGCGGCTGGTCACGGCGGCGCTGGTCGAGCGCGATGTCGATCTTGCCGCGCGCGTGCAGGCCAGCGACGAGCCGCTCAACGCCCTGCACAAGGAGATCGACCAGCGCTGCGTCCGGGTGCTGGCGCTGCACCAGCCCGTGGCGATCGACCTGCGCGCCGTCCTGGCCGCCGTCAAGATCAACACCGATCTCGAGCGGGTGGGCGATCTGGCGGTCAACGTGGCCGAAGCCGTCCAGCGCTACCTCCAGTACCCCCCGGTGGAACTGGCCGACCGCATCCCGCGCATGGCCGCGCTGGCCCAGCACATGTTGCGCGATGCCCTCGACGCCTACGTGCGGCAGGCGGTGCCCCTGGCCGAGCACGTGCTTGACACCGACGACCTCGTCGACGACCTGAAGGACGCGGTGTCGGCCGACCTGCTGCCCGTGATGCAGGCTGCCCCGGACCTGATTGCCCCGGCCCTCGACGTGATCCTCGTCGCTCGCCATCTCGAACGCATCGCCGACCACGCGACCAACATCGCCGAGGACGTCATCTTCATGGTGTCGGCCCGCGACGTGCGGCATCACGGACCGTAG
- the pstB gene encoding phosphate ABC transporter ATP-binding protein PstB: MEVRDLSVSFGAIRALDRVALAVQPRTVTALIGPSGCGKTTLLRSLNRMNDIVPETRVEGTVLLDGGSIYGPGTDVVALRRRVGMVFQRSNPFPRSVFENVAYGLRVNGVTERREVAERVEESLRAAALWGEVRDRLHASALSLSGGQQQRLCIARALAVQPDVLLMDEPASALDPIATQHIEELIHTLKRAYTIVIVTHNMQQAARLSDVTAFLWRGQVVECGTTADVFTAPREKLTEDYVTGRCG; the protein is encoded by the coding sequence ATCGAGGTCCGCGACCTGAGCGTCAGCTTCGGCGCGATCCGGGCCCTCGACCGCGTCGCGCTCGCCGTGCAACCCCGCACGGTCACGGCGTTGATCGGTCCCTCCGGCTGTGGCAAGACGACCCTGCTGCGGTCGCTGAACCGCATGAACGACATCGTGCCGGAGACCCGCGTCGAGGGCACGGTGCTGCTCGATGGCGGGTCGATCTACGGCCCCGGCACCGACGTGGTGGCCCTGCGTCGCCGCGTCGGGATGGTGTTCCAGCGCTCCAACCCGTTCCCCCGCTCGGTGTTCGAGAACGTCGCCTACGGGCTGCGCGTCAACGGCGTCACGGAGCGCCGCGAGGTGGCCGAGCGGGTGGAAGAGAGCCTGCGCGCCGCAGCGCTCTGGGGTGAGGTCCGCGACCGCCTGCACGCTTCGGCCTTGTCGCTGTCGGGCGGCCAGCAACAGCGCCTGTGCATCGCGCGGGCGCTGGCCGTCCAGCCCGACGTGTTGCTGATGGACGAGCCCGCCTCGGCGCTGGACCCCATCGCGACGCAACACATCGAGGAACTGATTCACACGCTCAAGCGGGCCTACACGATCGTCATCGTGACCCACAACATGCAGCAGGCGGCGCGCCTGTCGGACGTGACGGCCTTCCTCTGGCGCGGACAGGTGGTCGAGTGCGGCACCACGGCGGACGTCTTCACCGCGCCGCGCGAGAAGCTCACCGAGGACTACGTGACCGGACGGTGCGGATGA
- the pstA gene encoding phosphate ABC transporter permease PstA, translating to MTGAAGHDRGFHALGLAVLALALLGLGLLLWDVARDGAGRLSWAFLTGFPSRRAASAGLLPALAGSVWIVVLAAAMAVPIGLGAAIALEEYGGRGRGWRLIEINLATLAGVPSIIYGLLGLGVFVRALGMERTVLSGAATLALLMLPLVIITARESLRAVPRDLREGSLALGATKWQTIWHQVLPAALPGVLTGVILAVARVIGEAAPLIVVGALSYVPFVPDGPRSPFTALPVQIFAWVSRPGAGFRTNAAAAILVLLFVLLVLNGLAIWVRDRSNRRRTA from the coding sequence ATGACCGGCGCGGCGGGACACGACCGCGGCTTCCACGCGCTGGGCCTCGCCGTCCTCGCTCTCGCGTTGCTGGGGCTCGGCCTGCTGCTCTGGGACGTGGCCCGCGACGGCGCGGGACGTCTGTCGTGGGCGTTCCTGACGGGGTTTCCCTCGAGACGGGCGGCGTCGGCGGGCCTGCTGCCCGCGCTGGCCGGCAGCGTGTGGATCGTGGTGCTCGCCGCGGCGATGGCGGTGCCCATCGGCCTCGGCGCCGCCATCGCGCTCGAGGAATACGGCGGGCGGGGACGCGGGTGGCGGCTGATCGAGATCAACCTGGCGACGCTGGCCGGCGTGCCGTCGATCATCTACGGTCTGCTCGGCCTCGGCGTGTTCGTGCGGGCGCTCGGCATGGAACGAACGGTGCTGTCGGGCGCGGCCACCCTGGCGCTGCTCATGCTGCCGCTGGTGATCATCACGGCGCGCGAGTCGCTGCGGGCGGTGCCACGCGACCTGCGCGAGGGATCGCTGGCGTTGGGCGCCACCAAGTGGCAGACCATCTGGCACCAGGTGCTGCCGGCGGCGCTTCCGGGCGTGCTGACGGGCGTGATCCTGGCGGTCGCACGGGTCATCGGCGAGGCGGCGCCGCTCATCGTCGTCGGCGCGTTGAGCTACGTGCCGTTCGTGCCCGACGGCCCCCGCTCGCCGTTCACGGCGTTGCCGGTGCAGATCTTCGCGTGGGTGTCGAGGCCGGGCGCGGGATTCCGGACCAACGCTGCGGCCGCCATCCTCGTGCTGCTGTTCGTGCTGCTCGTGCTCAACGGCCTGGCCATCTGGGTGCGCGACCGATCGAACCGCCGGAGGACGGCCTGA
- the pstC gene encoding phosphate ABC transporter permease subunit PstC, with the protein MTGRTRVILEGLVERALAACAVLSIAVTAGIVIVLAWEAAAFFREVSPIAFLTGRTWTPLFIDPQYGVLPLVAGTLLVTAIALLVAVPAGLVSALYLSEYAPGRVRRVAKPVLELLAGVPTVVYGYFALLFVTPMLRTVLPGMSGYNALAPGLVMGLMILPLVSSLCEDALSAVPRGLREAAFALGATRLQAAVGVVLPAAVSGVASAVVLAVSRAIGETMIVAIAAGQQPRLTANPLVPVETMTAFIVQVSLGDVPAGTREFRTIFAVGALLFCGTFVLNLCSDWLRRRLPGVTP; encoded by the coding sequence ATGACCGGGCGCACGCGCGTGATCCTCGAGGGGCTCGTCGAACGGGCTCTGGCCGCCTGCGCGGTGCTGTCGATCGCGGTGACGGCGGGCATCGTCATCGTGCTGGCGTGGGAGGCGGCGGCGTTCTTCCGCGAGGTGTCGCCAATCGCGTTCCTGACGGGCCGCACCTGGACGCCGCTGTTCATCGACCCTCAGTACGGGGTGCTGCCGTTGGTGGCCGGGACGCTGCTGGTCACCGCCATCGCGCTGCTGGTGGCGGTGCCGGCCGGCCTGGTGAGCGCCCTGTACCTGTCGGAGTACGCGCCGGGACGCGTGCGCCGCGTCGCCAAGCCCGTGCTCGAACTGCTCGCGGGCGTGCCGACCGTCGTGTACGGCTACTTCGCGCTGCTGTTCGTCACGCCGATGCTGCGGACGGTGCTCCCGGGCATGTCCGGGTACAACGCGCTCGCGCCGGGGCTGGTGATGGGCCTGATGATCCTGCCGCTCGTCTCGTCACTCTGCGAGGACGCGCTCTCCGCGGTGCCGCGCGGATTGCGCGAGGCGGCCTTCGCGCTCGGGGCCACCCGCCTGCAGGCGGCGGTCGGCGTCGTGCTCCCGGCGGCGGTGTCCGGCGTCGCATCGGCCGTCGTGCTCGCGGTGTCGCGGGCCATCGGCGAGACGATGATCGTGGCGATCGCCGCAGGGCAGCAGCCGCGGCTGACGGCCAATCCGCTGGTGCCCGTCGAGACGATGACGGCGTTCATCGTGCAGGTCAGCCTCGGTGACGTGCCGGCCGGCACGCGGGAGTTCCGGACGATCTTCGCCGTCGGCGCCCTGCTGTTCTGCGGCACGTTCGTGCTCAACCTGTGCAGCGACTGGCTGCGGCGTCGGCTGCCGGGAGTGACGCCATGA
- a CDS encoding PstS family phosphate ABC transporter substrate-binding protein — MTIAAGACRPAPAPAHAVITIDGSSTVYPLAEAMAEDFRRAEPGTRVTIGVAGTSGGLRRFCRGELDLATASRPITRQEAASCEAAGVRFIEVPIAYDGIVIAVHPSNTWVDALSIADLRQLWRHEAQGRLVRWAQWKPGYPDREIHLFGAGVDSGTFDYFTGVVTGAPRDSRGDYTASEDDNMLVQGVATDPDALGYFGFAYYEAHKEYLRAVPIRARDDGEAVAPTRESIRTGVYRPLARPVYFYASVRALGRDEVRRLLDYCMTHGPELAEDVGYVPLSPAEQADARARLARERVHS, encoded by the coding sequence GTGACCATCGCAGCGGGTGCCTGCCGGCCCGCCCCGGCACCGGCACATGCGGTGATCACCATCGACGGATCCAGCACCGTCTACCCGCTCGCCGAGGCGATGGCCGAGGACTTCCGGCGGGCCGAGCCAGGCACGCGGGTGACCATCGGCGTGGCCGGCACCAGCGGCGGGCTGCGTCGCTTCTGTCGCGGCGAACTCGACCTCGCGACCGCATCGAGGCCCATCACCCGGCAGGAAGCCGCCAGCTGCGAAGCGGCCGGCGTCCGCTTCATCGAGGTCCCCATCGCCTACGACGGCATCGTCATCGCGGTGCACCCGTCCAACACGTGGGTCGACGCCCTGTCGATCGCGGATCTGCGGCAGCTGTGGCGCCACGAAGCGCAGGGTCGGCTGGTGCGGTGGGCACAGTGGAAGCCGGGATATCCGGACCGCGAGATTCACCTCTTCGGGGCGGGCGTCGACTCGGGCACCTTCGACTACTTCACCGGCGTGGTGACTGGCGCCCCCCGCGACAGTCGGGGCGACTACACGGCGAGCGAGGACGACAACATGCTCGTGCAGGGCGTGGCGACCGACCCCGACGCGCTCGGCTACTTCGGGTTCGCGTACTACGAGGCCCACAAGGAGTACCTGCGGGCCGTGCCGATCCGGGCGCGCGACGACGGCGAGGCGGTGGCGCCGACGCGTGAGTCGATTCGCACCGGCGTCTACCGGCCACTCGCCCGGCCCGTGTACTTCTACGCGAGCGTTCGCGCGCTGGGCCGCGACGAGGTGCGGCGCCTGCTCGACTACTGCATGACGCATGGGCCGGAACTTGCCGAGGACGTGGGCTACGTCCCGCTGTCACCCGCCGAGCAGGCCGACGCCCGCGCGCGTCTGGCGCGGGAGCGGGTCCACTCATGA
- a CDS encoding CHAD domain-containing protein: MADPRRPRRLVPPRDLAALIARRHAALRAHVRGARRGQVEGVHQARVASRRLREVAPVLGRGLDEVRLKPLRRRLRDLTRALGPVRELDVAGQMLAERDWQGRDAQRLRRAWLRDLARRRREPVSDLRAALSPHQVAVLATELEAFEAVRAASGDLTWRTTLARRLADRARDLRDRIVRTGALYHPEPLHEVRIATKKLRYALEMTAEAGLVRLTRPLARLKAAQDVLGRLHDLDVLLTLLHDLPEAAPGEDLQHEAARVVAALETESAQLHAAYLRSASALTRIADDTLDRIAPRVRGPVPGRIRRPDGR, encoded by the coding sequence ATGGCCGACCCGCGCCGCCCTCGCCGCCTCGTGCCGCCGCGCGATCTGGCGGCGCTGATCGCGCGCCGCCACGCCGCCCTCCGGGCCCACGTGCGCGGCGCCCGGCGAGGGCAGGTCGAGGGCGTGCACCAGGCGCGGGTCGCGTCACGGCGGTTGCGCGAGGTGGCACCCGTGCTCGGCCGCGGCCTCGACGAGGTGCGGCTCAAGCCATTGCGTCGGCGACTGCGGGACCTCACGCGCGCCCTCGGACCGGTGCGGGAACTCGACGTCGCCGGTCAGATGCTGGCCGAGCGCGACTGGCAAGGCCGCGATGCCCAGCGCCTCCGGCGCGCCTGGCTCCGCGACCTGGCCCGTCGTCGGCGCGAGCCTGTGTCCGACCTGCGAGCCGCCCTGTCGCCGCATCAGGTGGCCGTGCTCGCGACAGAACTCGAGGCCTTCGAAGCGGTGCGGGCCGCATCCGGCGACCTCACGTGGCGCACGACCCTGGCGCGCCGGCTCGCCGACCGTGCGCGGGACCTGCGTGACCGCATCGTTCGCACCGGGGCTCTCTACCACCCCGAGCCCCTGCACGAGGTGCGTATCGCCACCAAGAAGTTGCGATATGCGCTCGAGATGACGGCCGAGGCAGGGCTGGTCCGGCTCACGCGCCCCCTCGCCCGATTGAAGGCCGCGCAGGACGTGCTCGGCCGGCTACACGACCTGGATGTCCTCCTCACGCTGCTGCACGACCTGCCCGAGGCGGCGCCGGGCGAGGACCTGCAGCACGAGGCGGCGCGCGTCGTCGCGGCCCTCGAGACCGAGTCGGCGCAACTGCACGCCGCGTACCTGCGATCGGCGTCAGCACTGACGCGGATTGCCGACGACACCCTCGACCGGATCGCCCCGCGTGTCCGCGGGCCGGTGCCCGGACGGATCAGGAGACCCGATGGACGCTGA
- a CDS encoding histidine phosphatase family protein, protein MDAEVRLVLVRHAIAEEQGSAWPDDEQRPLSRDGLRKWKAAARGLAEVIAPVDALLTSPLVRTCQTAEILAKALTPSPRLSLFEALRPDTGPATVISALRARSLSGTVVLVGHEPMLSELAAALLHLQGPLEFRKGAAMAIGTQGLGTRGPGRLEWFLTPRQLRLIGDRA, encoded by the coding sequence ATGGACGCTGAAGTCCGTCTCGTGCTGGTGCGGCACGCCATTGCGGAGGAACAGGGCAGCGCGTGGCCCGACGATGAGCAGCGGCCGCTCAGCCGCGACGGCCTCCGCAAGTGGAAGGCGGCGGCCCGCGGACTGGCGGAAGTGATCGCCCCGGTCGATGCCCTGCTCACCAGTCCGCTGGTGCGGACCTGCCAGACCGCGGAGATCCTGGCCAAGGCCCTGACGCCGTCCCCGCGCTTGTCGTTGTTCGAGGCCTTGCGGCCGGACACGGGGCCGGCCACCGTCATCAGCGCGCTCCGCGCCCGCAGCCTGTCGGGCACGGTGGTCCTCGTCGGGCACGAGCCGATGCTGTCGGAACTGGCCGCCGCGCTGCTGCACCTGCAGGGACCGCTCGAGTTCCGCAAGGGCGCCGCGATGGCCATCGGGACGCAGGGCCTCGGGACGCGGGGCCCCGGGCGTCTCGAGTGGTTCCTGACGCCGAGGCAGTTGCGGCTGATCGGCGACCGCGCCTGA
- a CDS encoding winged helix-turn-helix domain-containing protein translates to MASEVVSYQCDDVVIDMRAGRVLRAGTAVPLEPKAYDLLVLLVSRAGELVTRQEVLDRVWAGVYVTDNAVARVVAQIRRALGDSARDSRFIETVPTRGYRFIAPVTRQVAPPVLPEATPEPAVAPPPTTAWADRPAEPPGRAREPVGPSAPVSHPWWAAGFALLALVAVLLAWRSQGPTTARRGAVEATSRQQVTSSAALDAYPAWSPDGQSLAYASDRSGRFEILIRDLALGGDRLALTADGQHNVQPAWSPDGSAVAYHSSGRGGIWIVSRTGGTPRQVSTFGSRPSWSPDGKRLAFQGGAYTEPGASAFETFGPSSLWVVDAAGGTPRRVTEGWRPEGSHARPTWFPDGRRLFFASQGLHATSFWTVDLASGALTRVHEAGTRALDATLAPDGRAVYYVRLEDHSEVWTLPLTPEGTAGGPEQRLLPPGELDLRFVAVHPAGKAMAYVAMSTVSGLRTLPLRRDGLPAGPSVRLAEDAVRTARRPSFSPDARQVAFERQAAGQPPGLWLLDLAAGRVRPLTRPGIAARDPVWSADGQFVYHETGDGADATLQAWRVADGTSRIVTRLADGGDVLLRPRLSPDGTTLAYTRSAEGQLEVWTRDLARGRATRVARLGDGVAFPVWSPDGRAVAVDVWRDGHAQAHVVDLATGAVTQVSRDVEHAWVRSWSPDGQRVSFAGARDGRWNVWTVGRDGRDPRQLTNYGDEHHYVRNPEWAPTGDRLVYEFASFSGNVWVVGLP, encoded by the coding sequence ATGGCAAGCGAAGTCGTTTCCTATCAGTGCGATGACGTCGTCATCGACATGCGCGCGGGACGCGTCCTGCGAGCCGGGACAGCCGTGCCGCTCGAGCCCAAGGCCTACGACCTGCTCGTGCTGCTGGTCTCGCGCGCGGGTGAGCTGGTGACCCGGCAGGAGGTGCTCGATCGGGTGTGGGCCGGGGTCTACGTCACCGATAACGCCGTGGCGCGCGTGGTGGCGCAGATCCGCCGGGCGCTGGGCGACTCGGCCCGTGATTCGCGGTTCATCGAGACGGTGCCGACGCGGGGTTACCGCTTCATCGCCCCCGTCACCCGGCAGGTGGCGCCGCCGGTCCTCCCCGAGGCCACGCCCGAGCCGGCCGTGGCGCCGCCGCCGACCACCGCATGGGCCGACCGCCCCGCCGAGCCGCCCGGCCGGGCCCGCGAGCCGGTCGGGCCATCGGCGCCGGTCAGCCATCCGTGGTGGGCCGCCGGGTTCGCGCTGCTCGCGCTCGTCGCGGTCCTGCTGGCATGGCGCTCCCAGGGCCCCACGACGGCCCGACGCGGCGCCGTCGAAGCCACCTCGCGACAACAGGTCACCTCGTCGGCGGCGCTCGACGCCTACCCGGCCTGGTCGCCTGACGGCCAGTCGCTCGCCTACGCCAGCGACCGCAGCGGCAGGTTCGAGATCCTGATCCGCGATCTCGCGCTCGGCGGCGACCGACTCGCGCTCACCGCCGACGGCCAGCACAACGTCCAGCCGGCGTGGTCGCCCGACGGGTCAGCGGTGGCCTACCATTCGTCGGGGCGCGGCGGCATCTGGATCGTCTCGCGCACCGGCGGCACGCCGCGCCAGGTGTCGACCTTCGGCTCGCGCCCGTCGTGGTCGCCCGACGGCAAGCGGCTCGCGTTCCAGGGCGGCGCCTACACCGAGCCGGGCGCCTCCGCGTTCGAGACCTTCGGACCGTCGAGCCTGTGGGTCGTGGACGCCGCCGGGGGCACTCCCCGCAGGGTCACCGAGGGCTGGCGCCCCGAGGGCAGCCATGCGCGGCCGACCTGGTTCCCCGACGGGCGACGCCTCTTCTTTGCCAGCCAGGGCCTCCACGCGACTTCCTTCTGGACGGTCGACCTCGCCTCGGGTGCGCTGACGCGCGTGCACGAGGCCGGCACCCGCGCCCTCGACGCCACGCTCGCCCCCGACGGACGGGCGGTCTACTACGTCCGCCTCGAGGACCACAGCGAGGTCTGGACGCTGCCGCTCACGCCCGAGGGCACGGCGGGTGGCCCCGAGCAGCGACTGTTGCCCCCGGGCGAACTGGACCTGCGCTTCGTCGCCGTCCACCCGGCAGGCAAGGCCATGGCCTACGTCGCCATGTCGACGGTGAGCGGCCTGCGCACGCTGCCCCTCCGGCGCGATGGTCTGCCCGCCGGCCCGTCGGTGCGATTGGCCGAGGACGCCGTGCGCACGGCCCGCCGCCCCTCGTTCAGTCCCGATGCGCGGCAGGTCGCCTTCGAGCGCCAGGCCGCAGGACAGCCGCCCGGCCTCTGGCTGCTCGACCTCGCGGCGGGCCGGGTCCGCCCACTGACCCGTCCCGGCATCGCCGCACGCGATCCGGTGTGGAGTGCCGACGGGCAGTTCGTCTACCACGAGACCGGGGACGGCGCCGACGCCACGTTGCAGGCCTGGCGGGTGGCCGATGGCACGTCCAGGATCGTGACGCGCCTGGCCGACGGCGGCGACGTCCTGTTGCGGCCGCGGCTCTCGCCCGACGGGACGACGCTGGCCTACACCCGGTCGGCCGAGGGCCAGCTCGAGGTCTGGACGCGCGACCTTGCCCGGGGACGCGCGACGCGGGTGGCGCGACTGGGCGACGGGGTCGCCTTTCCGGTGTGGTCACCGGATGGTCGTGCGGTGGCCGTGGACGTGTGGCGCGACGGCCACGCGCAGGCGCACGTGGTCGACCTGGCGACCGGCGCGGTGACGCAGGTCTCGAGGGACGTCGAGCACGCGTGGGTCCGGAGCTGGTCGCCCGACGGGCAGCGCGTCTCGTTTGCCGGCGCGCGCGACGGACGATGGAACGTCTGGACGGTAGGCCGCGACGGACGAGACCCGCGCCAGCTCACCAACTACGGCGACGAGCACCACTACGTGCGCAATCCGGAGTGGGCGCCGACCGGCGACCGCCTCGTCTACGAGTTCGCCAGCTTCTCGGGAAACGTCTGGGTGGTCGGCCTGCCCTGA